The following DNA comes from Chitinophaga nivalis.
GGTTTATAATAACGGTCATCGCGGTTCCAGTAACAGTTTAATTGTACCATGTAGATTTTTCCCAGCCGGCCCGATTCTATCATCTCTTTGATCCATACGGAAGGCGGAGAATACCGGTTCTGCATCACGGCAAACACTTGTTTATGCACGTGCAGCGCCTTGTAAATAACCTTTTCTGCATCCTGCTTACTTAAAGCCATTGGCTTCTCAATTACCACATGTTTTTTCTGCGCCAGGCTTTCCAATGCATGGGTAGCATGAAAACCATTGGGAGTAGCAATATTGATAATATCTACCTCTACACCGGCAGCCAGGAAATCTTCCAAAGAATTGAAGAAAAGGACATCACTTGTATCCAGCTTTAAATCAGCCTGGGGTTTTGTATCTATCAGTGCCACCAGCTCAGCTTCCGGATGTCTCCTGATCATTTCAGCATGACGACCGCCGATGTGTCCACATCCTACTACGGCAAATTTAATTTTCTGTTCCGGAGCTACCATTACTGTATTCTTTTAACTTGATTGTTTTCTAAACTATATACCTGTCCACTTTCTTCACAAACAGCTTTATTGCTTTCATCAAAATGTAACCGGTGTCCAAACTCACTCATCCATCCGATCTGTTTACCGGGATTTCCCACCATCAGGGCAAAAGCCGGTACATCTTTAGTGATAACCGTACCCGCACCGATAAAAGCAAATTCTCCGATATCATGTCCGCATACAATAGTAGCATTAGCGCCGATGGAAGCGCCATTGCCTACATGCGTTTTAGAATATTGTCCTCTTCTGTTTACTGCACTGCGAGGATTTACGACATTCGTAAAAACACAGGAAGGGCCCAGAAAAACATCATCCCCACAGGTTACACCTGTATAGATCGATACGTTGTTTTGCACTTTTACATTATTCCCCAACACTACATCCGGAGATATCACTACATTCTGTCCGATGTTACAACGGTTACCCAGTTTGCTACCAGACATGATGTGTGAGAAGTGCCAGATTTTTGTGTCATCACCTATGATACAGTTTTCATCAACGATCGCTGTAGGATGTGAGTAATAAGCCATAATCTAGTTCTTTAAGAAATCTTTTATTTTTCCTACAATAAAATCCTGTTGTACCTGTGTCATCTCCGTATGGATAGGCAAAGAGAGTACTGATTTACATAAGCGCTCTGTTACGGTCAGATCGCCATGTACCCGTCCGATTTCCAAAAAAGCTTCCTGTTCATTCAGCGGTACCGGATAATAGATCATTGCAGGAATACCCTGACTTTCCAGGTATTTTTTCAGTTCGTCCCGCTTATCTGTTGCCACCTGTAGGGTATACTGGTGAAACACGTGGGTAGAATTGGCTACACGGAAAGGTGTAGTAATGCCCTCCAGACCTTTCAGCTGCTCATCGTAATAAGTAGCTGCCTTTT
Coding sequences within:
- a CDS encoding acyltransferase, with the translated sequence MAYYSHPTAIVDENCIIGDDTKIWHFSHIMSGSKLGNRCNIGQNVVISPDVVLGNNVKVQNNVSIYTGVTCGDDVFLGPSCVFTNVVNPRSAVNRRGQYSKTHVGNGASIGANATIVCGHDIGEFAFIGAGTVITKDVPAFALMVGNPGKQIGWMSEFGHRLHFDESNKAVCEESGQVYSLENNQVKRIQ